A single region of the Oncorhynchus kisutch isolate 150728-3 linkage group LG30, Okis_V2, whole genome shotgun sequence genome encodes:
- the LOC109874515 gene encoding BTB/POZ domain-containing protein 2 has translation MAAGDYSGRPPSLHFSCPGPLGNGQPSNSGYSMATSNGGPTGATGGVQGPARRPNPQSGPGGGESAGVAAGTQPTVQNSIQQASAQSAAARGASGATAASVPGTHSSLSSAPPAADVLVYREPVYNWQATKSTVKERFAFLFNNEVLSDVHFLVGKGMGVQRIPAHRFVLAVGSAVFDAMFNGGMATTSTEIDLPDVEPAAFLALLKFLYSDEVQIGPETVMTTLYTAKKYAVPALEAHCVEFLKKNLRADNAFMLLTQARLFDEPQLASLCLENIDKNTGDALAAEGFTDIDLDTLVAVLERDTLGVREVRLFVAVVRWAEAEAHRQQLQPTPENKRRVLAKALALIRFPLMTIEEFAAGPAQSSILTDSEVVSLFLHFTVNPKPRVEFIDRPRCCLRGKECSITRFGQVESRWGYSGTSDRIRFSVNRRIFVVGFGLYGSIHGPTDYQVNIQIIHTDSNTVLGQNDTGFSCDGSSNTFRVMFKEPVEILPNVNYTACATLKGPDSHYGTKGMRKVTHESSSTGTKTCFTFCYAAGNNNGTSVEDGQIPEVIFYT, from the exons ATGGCTGCTGGggactacagtggtaggcctccCTCCTTACATTTCTCCTGCCCAGGGCCTTTGGGAAATGGCCAGCCCAGCAACAGTGGTTATTCAATGGCTACGTCCAACGGTGGGCCCACTGGTGCGACCGGAGGGGTTCAGGGGCCTGCAAGGCGCCCCAACCCGCAGTCGGGGCCTGGCGGAGGCGAAAGCGCCGGTGTTGCAGCTGGAACTCAACCGACTGTGCAGAACTCGATTCAGCAAGCGTCAGCTCAAAGCGCTGCGGCAAGGGGGGCCTCCGGAGCAACGGCTGCGAGTGTACCAGGGACCCATTCCTCACTGTCGTCAGCACCACCGGCCGCTGATGTTTTAGTTTACCGGGAGCCCGTGTACAACTGGCAGGCGACGAAAAGCACCGTAAAGGAACGGTTTGCTTTCCTGTTCAATAACGAGGTTCTGAGTGACGTTCATTTTCTGGTGGGGAAAGGTATGGGAGTGCAACGAATACCCGCACACAG ATTCGTTCTCGCTGTGGGCAGCGCAGTCTTCGATGCCATGTTCAACGGGGGTATGGCGACCACCTCAACGGAAATCGATTTGCCAGATGTCGAACCTGCAGCCTTTCTGGCATTACTGAA GTTCCTGTACTCTGATGAGGTCCAAATAGGGCCTGAGACGGTGATGACCACTCTGTACACGGCTAAGAAATATGCAGTGCCAGCCTTGGAGGCCCACTGTGTGGAATTCCTCAAGAAGAACCTGCGGGCAGACAATGCCTTCATGCTGCTCACTCAG gctcGACTTTTTGATGAGCCCCAGCTTGCCAGCTTGTGTCTAGAGAACATCGACAAGAATACCGGAGATGCGCTCGCAGCTGAGGGTTTCACTGACATAGATCTGG ATACTTTAGTGGCTGTGCTGGAGCGGGACACTCTGGGGGTGAGGGAGGTGCGTTTATTTGTTGCGGTGGTACGCTGGGCAGAGGCAGAGGCCCACCGGCAGCAGCTACAGCCCACCCCAGAGAACAAACGCAGGGTCCTGGCCAAGGCCCTCGCCCTCATCCGCTTCCCACTCATGACTATCGAGGAGTTTGCCGcag GACCGGCCCAGTCCAGTATCCTGACAGACAGTGAGGTGGTGAGTCTGTTCCTTCACTTCACGGTGAACCCAAAGCCCCGCGTAGAGTTCATCGACCGGCCTCGCTGCTGCTTACGGGGGAAGGAGTGCAGCATCACACGCTTCGGACAGGTGGAGAGCCGTTGGGGCTACAGTGGGACCAGTGACCGTATACG gTTTTCAGTGAACAGGAGGATCTTCGTGGTGGGCTTTGGCCTCTACGGCTCCATACACGGCCCCACAGACTACCAAGTCAACATCCAG ATCATTCACACAGATAGTAACACAGTGCTGGGTCAGAACGACACAGGCTTCAGCTGTGATGGCTCATCCAACACCTTCAGAGTCATGTTCAAGGAGCCGGTGGAGATCCTACCCAACGTCAACTACACAGCCTGCGCCACACTCAAG GGTCCTGACTCTCACTATGGGACCAAGGGAATGCGTAAGGTGACTCACGAGTCGTCCTCCACTGGCACCAAGACATGCTTCACCTTCTGCTACGCTGCGGGCAACAACAACGGCACCTCAGTAGAAGACGGACAGATCCCCGAAGTCATCTTCTACACCTAG